The Brassica napus cultivar Da-Ae chromosome C7, Da-Ae, whole genome shotgun sequence genome has a segment encoding these proteins:
- the LOC106408462 gene encoding glutathione S-transferase T3-like produces MDYSPKEDRILIGAWLNTSMDPLVGNEQRAVAFWKRIVDYYNASPQLVGEVPREVTSCKKRWSRINHEVSRFTGCYNQALREQRSGQNDDDVIKAAYDIFFTKYNTKFTLDHCWRELRHEQKWASTYMAKDGGKEKRRPVVDLDRPEENVVGEDEDRPVGVKAAKGASKKKKSGRDEELSKLQGVLELKEKLSRNKLLDRLLAKKEPLSEIETTLKMKLMSEML; encoded by the coding sequence atggATTATTCACCCAAAGAGGATAGGATCCTTATTGGTGCTTGGCTTAACACCAGTATGGACCCTCTCGTAGGCAACGAGCAGAGAGCTGTTGCTTTCTGGAAGCGTATTGTAGACTACTACAACGCCAGCCCTCAGCTCGTTGGGGAAGTACCGCGAGAGGTTACTTCTTGTAAGAAGAGGTGGTCTAGGATCAATCATGAAGTATCCAGATTCACTGGTTGCTACAACCAGGCGCTGAGGGAGCAGAGAAGCGGccaaaatgatgatgatgtgatCAAAGCTGCTTACGACATATTCTTCACCAAGTACAATACCAAGTTCACACTCGATCACTGCTGGAGAGAGCTCAGGCATGAGCAGAAATGGGCCTCCACTTATATGGCTAAGGATGGTGGAAAGGAAAAGCGGAGGCCAGTGGTGGATCTTGACAGACCAGAAGAAAATGTTGTTGGAGAAGATGAGGATAGACCAGTCGGGGTAAAGGCTGCGAAAGGTGccagtaagaagaagaagagtggtcGAGATGAGGAGTTGTCTAAGCTACAAGGCGTTTTGGAACTTAAGGAAAAACTGTCTAGAAATAAACTCCTTGATCGCTTGCTGGCCAAGAAAGAGCCATTGTCTGAGAtcgaaacaacactaaaaatgaaGCTTATGTCTGAAATGTTATGA
- the LOC106408461 gene encoding putative nuclease HARBI1, with protein sequence MSSSSSDENDEIEERLDDIIEDFIDEIYDDIVEAEPIPQRTRSYTERHREGGQHQLSNDYFNDDHSIYSIQTFRRRFRMNKGLFIRIVDGLEQFFPFFQQRKYATGRWGLTALQKCTAAIHLLSYGNSADTDDEYLRLGESTALSCLHHFTDGIIQLFGDEYLRRPTAEDLQRLLDMGEKRGFPGMVGSIDCMHWEWKNCPTAWKGQYARGHRKPTIVLEVVASQDLWIWHAFFGLPGTLNDLNVLDRSPLFDDLLEGRAPRVRYMVNNHMYKLAYYLTDGIYPKWSTFIQSITLPQSPKQQLFAQVQESVRKDVERAFGVLQARFAIVKNPLKMNEMVIQCGTIFQNLKKEHLPELRRS encoded by the exons ATGTCGTCATCTTCGTCTGATGAAAATGATGAAATCGAGGAGAGATTGGATGATATTATCGAAGATTTCATTGACGAAATTTACGACGATATAGTGGAGGCCGAACCCATACCGCAAAGGACCCGTAGTTATACTGAACGACACCGCGAAGGAGGACAGCACCAGCTAAGCAATGACTACTTCAACGACGACCATTCGATATATTCGATACAAACTTTCAGACGCCGATTCCGCATGAATAAGGGATTATTCATACGTATTGTCGATGGCCTTGAACAATTCTTTCCATTCTTTCAGCAAAGAAAATATGCAACGGGTAGGTGGGGTCTTACTGCACTACAAAAATGTACGGCAGCAATTCATCTACTTTCTTATGGAAATTCGGCTGACACggatgacgaatatctccgacttggtgagagCACTGCACTTTCTTGTTTACATCATTTCACTGATGGGATAATACAGTTATTCGGAGATGAGTATCTGCGACGACCCACAGcagaggatcttcaacgactactcgatatGGGAGAGAAACGAGGGTTTCCTGGGATGGTCGGGAGCATTGACTGTATGCactgggagtggaaaaattgtccaaccgcttggaaaggacagtACGCCCGTGGCCACAGAAAACCGACTATTGTCCTAGAGGTCgtagcttcacaagatctttggatttgGCACGCATTTTTTGGTcttccaggtaccttaaatgatctTAATGTCCTCGATCGATCTCCTCTGTTTGATGACCTTTTAGAAGGTCGAGCTCCCAGGGTGAGGTACATGGTCAACAACCACATGTATAAGTTGGCATATTACCTCACAGAtggtatatatccaaaatggtcaacatttatccaaagTATCACACTCCCTCAAAGTCCTAAACAACAGTTATTTGCTCAAGTTCAAGAATcagtccgaaaagatgtcgagcgggcttttggagtattgcaagctcGGTTTGCGATTGTGAAAAACCCG ttgaaGATGAACGAGATGGTTATTCAATGCGGTACGATATTTCAGAATTTGAAGAAGGAGCATCTTCCAGAACTTCGGAGGTCCTAA
- the LOC106410056 gene encoding GPI-anchored protein LLG3, whose amino-acid sequence MENSPRCLVSLLSIMLLSGSASSLHISLDEFESHPATSRGLLQAKTPCKEDFASKNYTIITNKCKGPNYPAKACCSAFKDFACPFAEALNDEKTECASTMFSYINIYGRYPPGIFANMCKEGKEGLDCTDVMAATSSSYAVIPLVSTHALLFTVLLFCLF is encoded by the exons ATGGAGAATTCTCCTCGTTGTTTGGTTTCTCTTCTTTCAATCATGCTCTTGTCTGGATCCGCCTCGTCTCTCCACATCTCTC TTGATGAATTTGAGTCACACCCAGCCACAAGCCGAGGTCTTCTTCAGGCAAAAACAC CATGCAAAGAAGATTTTGCGAGCAAGAATTACACAATCATAACGAATAAATGCAAAGGCCCAAATTATCCAGCCAAGGCATGTTGCTCCGCCTTCAAGGACTTTGCTTGCCCATTCGCGGAAGCTCTTAACGATGAGAAGACAGAATGTGCCTCCACAATGTTCAGTTACATCAATATATATGGTCGTTATCCTCCGGGAATATTCGCAAACATGTGCAAAGAAGGCAAAGAAGGGCTCGATTGTACCGATGTCATGGCCGCCACATCATCTTCTTATGCAGTGATCCCTCTTGTCTCCACACACGCATTGCTTTTCACCGTTCTCCTGTTTTGCCTCTTCTAA
- the LOC106410926 gene encoding formin-like protein 5: protein MASGRVNSGFDFGSDDILRTYDDFTNNQDSSNGSNSDPSIAATNFNKEFHKTRMARSSVFPTSSYSPPEDSLSQDVTATVERTMKKYTDNVMRFLEGISSRLSQLELYCYNLDKTIGEMRSDLTRDNEEADVKLRSVEKHLQEVRRSVQILRDKQELADTQKDLARLQVVQKDSSSPSHSQQSEETPVPEAKKSESSSDAQNQQLALALPHQIPPQQQQQYYMPPTSQLQNTPAPAPVPAPPSQPQAPPAQAQFMPPPPAPSHPSSAQTQSFPQYQQNWPPQPQARPQSSGGYPSYSPAPPSNQSPVEPSPSSMQMPSPYAGPPQQSMQGYGYGAPPPPQAPQQTKMSYSHQTGDAYLPSGPPPPGYANAMYEGGRMQYPPPQPPPQQQQQGHYMQGPQGGGYAPQQHQAGGGNTGTLPPVSRSKYGELIEKLVSMGFRGDHVMGVIQRMEESGQPIDFNALLDRLSVQSSGGPPRGW from the exons ATGGCGTCGGGTCGGGTCAACTCGGGATTCGATTTCGGGTCCGATGATATCCTCCGCACTTACGACGACTTCACCAACAACCAGGACTCCTCCAACGGTTCCAACTCCGATCCTTCGATCGCCGCTACCAACTTCAATAAG GAGTTTCATAAAACTAGGATGGCGAGGTCGTCGGTTTTTCCCACGAGCTCTTACAGTCCACCGGAGGACTCGTTGAGCCAAGACGTTACTGCCACTGTGGAAAGAACCATGAAGAAGTATACGGATAACGTGATGCGCTTTCTCGAAGGTATCAGCTCGCGCTTGTCACAGCTTGAGCTCTACTGCTACAACCTTGATAAGACTATTGGTGAGATGAGGTCGGATCTGACTCGTGATAACGAGGAGGCTGATGTTAAGCTTAGATCCGTGGAGAAACATCTTCAAGAG GTGCGTAGGTCAGTACAGATTCTCAGAGACAAGCAAGAGTTGGCTGATACTCAGAAGGATCTAGCGAGGCTTCAAGTTGTGCAGAAAGACTCATCTTCTCCGTCTCACTCCCAACAAAGTGAGGAGACTCCTGTTCCAGAGGCTAAGAAGAGTGAGAGCTCCTCTGATGCACAAAACCAGCAGCTTGCACTTGCTTTGCCTCATCAAATACCAccacagcagcagcagcagtatTACATGCCTCCTACTTCACAGCTTCAAAACACACCTGCACCTGCACCCGTTCCTGCTCCACCATCTCAGCCACAAGCACCACCGGCGCAGGCTCAGTTCATGCCCCCACCTCCTGCTCCATCTCACCCAAGCTCAGCCCAAACGCAGTCGTTTCCACAGTACCAGCAAAACTGGCCTCCGCAGCCACAGGCGAGGCCACAGTCCAGTGGAGGTTACCCATCATACTCGCCTGCACCACCAAGCAACCAATCTCCAGTGGAGCCATCGCCCAGCAGCATGCAGATGCCATCACCATACGCTGGACCTCCTCAACAATCGATGCAAGGTTACGGATACGGtgcgccaccaccaccacaggCTCCTCAGCAGACAAAGATGTCTTATAGCCACCAGACAGGCGATGCATATCTTCCTTCAGGACCTCCTCCCCCTGGGTATGCCAATGCCATGTATGAAGGTGGGCGGATGCAATACCCACCACCTCAGCCTCCTccgcagcagcagcaacaaggCCATTATATGCAAGGTCCACAAGGTGGTGGGTACGCTCCTCAGCAGCACCAGGCAGGTGGTGGCAACACAGGGACACTACCTCCTGTTTCAAGATCAAAATACGGTGAACTGATAGAGAAGCTAGTGAGCATGGGTTTCAGAGGAGACCACGTGATGGGCGTGATTCAGCGGATGGAGGAGAGTGGCCAGCCTATAGACTTCAACGCCCTCCTTGACAGATTGAGTGTTCAGTCCTCAGGAGGGCCTCCCAGAGGGTGGTGA
- the LOC106376251 gene encoding uncharacterized protein LOC106376251 gives MTTPVSKNIAIRPVEFYGNALPRPRFFANPQFNSHRADPLLSWARDAHWSTGGLNFTRLRLQGRIEGNVEKLRAQLEDSSPGDSEKKKRSGCDSPPPAAPVAVKRRRYVDLNDEDEIGSGVARIIRNLSGDFDRVAGESEINKKSIGSESVVKRLKEKKKKKTSSIRTSPRLTRIIPLGFRF, from the coding sequence ATGACGACGCCGGTGAGTAAGAACATCGCCATCAGGCCTGTGGAGTTCTACGGAAACGCGCTTCCCCGTCCTCGTTTCTTCGCTAATCCTCAGTTTAACTCTCACCGTGCCGATCCGCTTCTCTCGTGGGCTAGAGACGCTCACTGGTCCACGGGTGGTCTCAACTTCACGCGCCTCCGTCTCCAGGGACGGATCGAAGGAAACGTGGAGAAGCTCCGAGCGCAGCTCGAGGATTCCAGCCCTGGAGACtccgagaagaagaagagatctgGTTGTGATTCTCCTCCTCCCGCGGCTCCGGTTGCGGTGAAACGAAGGAGGTACGTAGATCTTAACGATGAGGATGAGATTGGATCGGGAGTGGCTAGGATCATCAGAAACCTCTCTGGTGATTTTGATAGAGTCGCTGGAGAGAGTGAGATCAATAAGAAATCGATTGGATCCGAATCAGTGGTGAAGAggttgaaggagaagaagaagaagaaaacaagctCGATTAGGACGTCTCCAAGATTGACAAGAATAATCCCTCtaggttttagattttaa